From the genome of Ictalurus furcatus strain D&B chromosome 4, Billie_1.0, whole genome shotgun sequence, one region includes:
- the rab11a gene encoding ras-related protein Rab-11A: MGTRDDEYDYLFKVVLIGDSGVGKSNLLSRFTRNEFNLESKSTIGVEFATRSIQVDGKTVKAQIWDTAGQERYRAITSAYYRGAVGALLVYDIAKHLTYENVERWLKELRDHADSNIVIMLVGNKSDLRHLRAVPTDEARAFAEKNGLSFLETSALDSTNVETAFQTILTEIYRIVSQKQMSDRRDNDISPSNNVVSIQVQPTENKPKMQCCQNI; this comes from the exons ATGGGAACAAGAGACGATGAGTATGACTACTTGTTTAAAG tggtTCTGATTGGAGACTCTGGCGTGGGGAAGAGTAACCTTCTGTCCCGTTTCACCCGCAACGAGTTCAACCTGGAAAGCAAAAGCACCATCGGAGTTGAATTTGCTACTCGCAGCATTCAGGTGGACGGGAAGACCGTAAAAGCCCAGATATGGGATACGGCTGGGCAAGAACGCTACAGAGCCATCACCTCAGC GTATTACCGTGGTGCTGTGGGGGCTCTGCTGGTGTACGACATTGCCAAGCATCTGACCTATGAGAATGTGGAGCGCTGGCTGAAGGAACTGAGGGACCATGCAGACAGTAACATTGTTATCATGCTggttggcaacaaaagtgaccTGCGCCATCTCCGGGCTGTGCCCACTGATGAGGCACGCGCATTCGCAG AGAAGAACGGGTTGTCTTTCCTGGAGACATCAGCTCTGGATTCCACCAATGTGGAGACAGCCTTTCAGACCATCCTGACTG AAATCTACCGCATCGTGTCCCAGAAACAGATGTCGGACCGCCGGGATAACGACATATCGCCCAGCAACAACGTGGTGTCCATCCAGGTGCAGCCCACTGAGAATAAGCCAAAAATGCAGTGTTGCCAGAACATCTAG
- the dennd4a gene encoding C-myc promoter-binding protein, producing the protein MEEKSPRVADYFVVAGLTESSEPYEEHNITCDESCQRSLVQAEAPITDVAVVFRSQGEEVPQGYTCIECTPSGLLAELNGGSIMGPQIFLCYRRGRDKPPLTDLGVLYEWREKLKPGCHIIQTTPSGRSANISSSSSQRIYITYRRAPECHSHATLAVTDICVVIPGKGEAPPYAFCKVDKNLNSSMWGSSVYLCYKKSLAKTNTLAFKAGLLSRYPEEDYESFPLPESVPLFCLPMGASIECWPSQTKYSLPVFSTFVLTGASGEKVYGAAIQFYEVYPEERLTDRQRTQLGLQASGLKAEDSMTVHTNKSICLLSRWPFFDAFRTFLTFLYRYSISGPHTLPIEKHISHFMHKVPFPSSQRPRILVQLSPHDSLMLSQPVSSPLPLSGGSLSTLLLNLGPKNAVTLLVLAVTEHKILVHSLRPAVLTSVTEALVSMIFPFHWPCPYIPLCPLALADVLSAPCPFIVGVDSRYFDLYEPPADISCVDLDTNTISHKEDRRALTWKILPRKACKRLINTLSSLHQQLVQDYLLSREEGQIDSSMSERDPGSGKSLQSLELEIQEAFLRFMAAILKGYRSYLLPITQAPSEKATDASSLFDLQGFLKSRDRSHQKFYFLMTKTQMFIRFIEECSFVSDKDASLAFFDDCVDKVDSERPEDTRLIELDKSHRSEHTVFITPPELPPVPEGEEPSMLYSYSGFPVLNAELCEPQEGPGTPMATSNSRHTSPGSPSAIFRRSKQEIKSAQRMAKTYSSIPHMWSKCLLRHCHGLWFICLPGYVAACHSKVRALRAAYDVLRMMQDKKLQPPDEVCYRILMQLCGQYGQPVLAVRVLFEMKKAGVQPNAITYGYYNRAVLESTWPSSTRGGYFLWGKLRNVVRGVVQFKQVWRRRASHAKDPHLSDTSDLDSVSHGSLDSTNDSAEQASIDTDFTKMDSSDDGSSTGGQSDQGYDSLSKEEVRMGAREEQDSSPHMKEKKEKDSIPLAKTSTSVKKDSSAAQRPLYLSGVRDGAVVLKRPNSLDIFGKNTVRPGTVELTSDKLLNVSDECEQKQSYPDEEEIEEATGTTYPRIPATERRTSCTVATETIISNAHCSVARSMSFSSTLGRVPQRTGIESGFDPLSLLAAESKPDEKRETDDAPDTRRHLAEEIQLHMEHLSSPVSQRSLSTDLRSIQSPSPHSSPRQTAVPGSPSTQLQPQPRSRLFSSPSLPLGCPRRSKEARPTSLASPSSPSPSASSFSMESLLTPTLDVFRSSFMSAGKGVAEKASRLYSRLSSQTSIAQDLNSDWVSVSSLGSGEPDCSSLFEGEFCPDPESLSSPQRDASLSVTHFKRSPNRNSLCLESPSAPRLFRQTSLLGSSLAVVKAPQTPDVCPDASLTPAQQNYDIEVRMSSCSRCNTCECLAYDEEIMAGWTADDSNLNSTCPFCGSAFLPLLNVDIQDLTSRDRIPFQELPSSQTETNDASEIEEEPNSESTDRASNSASSHIEPITVPYLSPLVLWKELESLLENEGEQAISSPAIVDHHPIVFWNLVWFFRRLELPSSLPALILSSKHCNQNIQIDPQPLQSSASEDSKNVLVQILWDNPKLHQDPIPPCYMLWNAHCSNSNVCVSSLLEEKQPVSLELLQSVVRSIQKNDVYQPMSQILQLLGSRLGFIRQRSLYRDILFLTLVALGKNSINIDAFDREYKLAYDRLTPSQVKLTHNCDRPPGAGVMECRRTFGLPIL; encoded by the exons ATGGAGGAAAAAAGCCCACGTGTAGCAGACTACTTTGTGGTGGCGGGCCTTACTGAGTCCTCAGAGCCCTATGAAGAGCATAACATAACGTGTGATGAAAGCTGCCAGAGGAGCTTAGTACAAGCCGAGGCTCCAATCACAGATGTGGCGGTGGTGTTTCGCTCTCAGGGCGAGGAGGTGCCGCAGGGCTACACCTGCATCGAGTGCACTCCCTCGGGCCTTCTCGCTGAGCTGAACGGAGGTAGCATCATGGGCCCACAGATCTTCCTGTGCTACAGGCGAGGACGAGACAAGCCGCCTCTCACCGACCTTGG TGTCCTCTATGAGTGGAGGGAGAAGTTGAAGCCCGGATGTCACATCATCCAAACCACCCCTTCCGGTCGCTCTGCCAACATCAGCAGCTCATCCTCGCAGAGAATCTACATCACGTACCGCCGAGCGCCCGAGTGTCATTCTCATGCCACATTGGCTGTCACAGAcatttgtgttgttattcccGGCAAAGGAGAAGCACCACCATATGCCTTCTGTAAAGTGGACAAAAACTTGAACAGCAGCATG tGGGGGTCCTCTGTGTACCTGTGCTACAAAAAGTCTTTGGCCAAAACAAACACTCTTGCATTCAAAGCAG GCCTATTGTCACGGTACCCAGAAGAGGACTATGAATCGTTCCCTTTGCCCGAGTCAGTGCCCCTCTTCTGTCTGCCAATGGGAGCATCCATAGAGTGCTGGCCCTCTCAAACGAAATACTCTCTCCCTGTGTTCTCGACATTTGTTCTCACTGGAGCATCTGGAGAGAAG GTTTATGGTGCAGCGATACAGTTTTATGAGGTGTACCCAGAAGAGCGTCTGACTGATAGACAGCGCACACAGCTAGGCCTACAAGCCAGTGGACTGAAGGCTGAGGACTCCATGACGGTCCACACCAACAAGAGCATCTGCCTTCTTTCTCGTTGGCCCTTTTTTGATGCTTTCCGCACTTTCCTAACCTTCCTCTACCGCTACTCTATTTCTGGGCCTCACACATTGCCCATTGAGAA GCATATCTCTCATTTTATGCACAAAGTTCCTTTCCCATCTTCTCAAAGACCACGCATTTTGGTCCAG TTATCTCCACATGATAGTCTCATGCTGAGCCAGCCTGTCTCTTCTCCTCTGCCTCTGAG TGGTGGAAGTCTGTCGACACTGCTGCTAAACCTGGGTCCTAAAAACGCAGTGACTCTGCTGGTTCTGGCTGTGACCGAACACAAGATTCTGGTTCATTCCCTGCGGCCAGCTGTGCTAACCAGTGTTACCGAGGCACTGGTGTCA ATGATCTTTCCTTTCCACTGGCCATGCCCATATATTCCCCTGTGCCCGCTGGCGCTGGCCGATGTGCTCAGCGCTCCATGCCCCTTCATAGTTGGTGTGGACTCACGCTATTTTGACCTGTATGAGCCACCGGCCGATATCAGTTGCGTGGACCTGGACACCAACACCATCTCGCA CAAAGAAGATCGCCGAGCCCTGACATGGAAGATCCTGCCAAGGAAAGCCTGCAAACGTCTGATCAATACCCTCAGCAGTCTCCATCAGCAGCTGGTGCAGG ATTATTTGCTGAGTCGTGAGGAAGGTCAGATAGATTCGTCCATGAGTGAGAGGGACCCTGGCAGTGGGAAGAGTCTCCAGTCGCTGGAGCTAGAGATCCAAGAAGCCTTCCTGCGCTTCATGGCAGCCATCTTAAAGGGTTACCGCTCCTACTTACTTCCCATCACTCAGGCTCCCTCAGAAAAAGCGACTGATGCTAGCTCTCTCTTTGATCTGCAAG GGTTTTTGAAGAGCCGTGATCGCTCCCATCAGAAGTTTTACTTCCTCATGACCAAGACTCAGATGTTCATTCGCTTTATCGAGGAGTGCTCCTTTGTCAGTGATAAGGATGCAAGCTTGGCATTTTTTGATGACTGTGTAGACAAG GTGGACAGTGAGAGGCCGGAAGACACCAGGCTTATTGAGCTGGACAAATCACATCGCAGTGAGCACACAGTGTTCATCACACCTCCAGAGCTTCCTCCTGTGCCTGAGGGAGAGGAGCCCTCCATGCTTtatag CTATAGCGGCTTTCCCGTGCTGAATGCTGAACTCTGTGAACCCCAGGAGGGCCCCGGCACCCCTATGGCAACTTCAAACTCTAGACACACCAGCCCTGGGAGCCCATCCGCCATTTTCCGCCGCTCCAAACAG GAGATAAAATCAGCTCAGCGCATGGCCAAGACATACTCGTCCATACCCCACATGTGGTCCAAGTGTCTGCTGCGCCACTGCCATGGCCTGTGGTTCATCTGCCTGCCAGGCTATGTAGCAGCGTGCCACTCTAAGGTGCGGGCACTCCGAGCTGCCTACGATGTCCTGAGGATGATGCAGGACAAGAAGCTGCAGCCACCTGACGAG GTGTGTTACCGGATCCTGATGCAGCTCTGTGGGCAGTACGGGCAACCAGTCCTGGCTGTTCGGGTGTTGTTTGAGATGAAGAAGGCTGGAGTTCAGCCCAATGCCATAACATATGGATACTATAACAGA GCGGTGTTGGAGAGCACGTGGCCTTCTTCCACTAGAGGGGGCTATTTCCTGTGGGGTAAACTGCGCAATGTGGTCCGTGGTGTGGTGCAGTTCAAACAAGTGTGGAGGAGACGGGCTAGTCATGCCAAAGATCCCCATCTCTCAG ACACCAGTGATCTGGACAGCGTGAGCCATGGCAGTCTGGACAGCACTAATGACTCAGCAGAGCAAGCCTCTATCGATACTGACTTCACCAAAATGGACTCCAGCGATGATGGATCCAGCACAG GTGGACAATCAGATCAGGGCTATGACTCGCTGTCTAAAGAGGAGGTACGGATGGGGGCAAGAGAAGAGCAGGACAGCTCTCCTCAcatgaaagagaagaaagagaaagacagcatTCCAT TGGCCAAGACAAGTACATCTGTAAAAAAGGACTCATCTGCTGCACAGAGACCACTATATCTTTCAGGTGTAAGAGACGGTGCAGTTGTACTCAAACGTCCCAACTCATTGGACATCTTTGGAAAAAATACTGTGAGACCTGGTACAGTAGAGCTGACTTCTGATAAGCTGCTGAATGTCTCTGATGAGTGTGAACAGAAGCAATCATATCCAGATGAGGAGGAGATAGAGGAAGCAACAGGCACCACATACCCACGCATACCTGCCACAGAGAGGCGTACAAGTTGCACAGTTGCCACGGAGACTATCATTAGCAATGCACATTGCAGTGTGGCAAGGAGTATGAGCTTCAGCAGCACTCTAGGCCGTGTGCCGCAACGAACAGGGATCGAGTCTGGCTTTGATCCCTTGTCCCTTCTAGCAGCCGAGAGCAAGCCagatgagaaaagagagacagatgatgCCCCTGACACACGCCGTCACCTGGCTGAGGAGATCCAGCTTCACATGGAACACCTGAGCAGCCCTGTTAGTCAGCGTTCACTCAGCACAGATCTACGCAGCATCCAGAGCCCCTCACCACATAGCTCGCCTCGCCAGACTGCTGTACCAGGATCACCAAGCACCCAGTTGCAGCCCCAGCCCCGGAGCAGACTATTCTCCTCACCCTCACTTCCACTAGGATGCCCACGTAGGAGCAAGGAAGCCCGGCCCACCTCATTAGCATCACCCTCCTCACCCAGCCCTTCTGCCTCCTCCTTCTCCATGGAATCCCTGCTCACACCCACACTCGATGTATTCAGGAGCAGCTTCATGTCTGCAGGCAAGGGCGTGGCTGAGAAAGCTAGCCGTCTCTATTCGAGGCTCTCCTCACAGACTTCCATTGCACAG GACCTGAATTCGGATTGGGTCAGCGTGTCTTCACTGGGCTCAGGTGAGCCTGACTGCTCCTCTCTGTTTGAGGGCGAATTCTGTCCTGACCCAGAAAGTCTCTCCTCCCCCCAGAGAGATGCCTCTCTCAGTGTCACTCACTTCAAGAGGAGTCCAAACAGGAACAGCCTCTGCTTAGAGAGTCCTTCTGCACCCAGGCTTTTCCGTCAGACCTCCCTccttg GATCGTCACTTGCAGTAGTGAAAGCCCCACAAACCCCAGACGTGTGTCCTGATGCCAGCCTCACACCAGCCCAGCAGAATTATGACATAGAG GTGCGCATGTCCAGTTGCTCACGCTGCAACACCTGCGAGTGCCTGGCATATGATGAGGAGATCATGGCTGGCTGGACAGCTGATGACTCCAATTTGAATAGCACTTGCCCTTTCTGTGGCTCAGCCTTCTTGCCCCTGCTTAATGTGGACATCCAAGACCTCACCAGCCGGGACAG AATTCCTTTTCAAGAGCTGCCTAGTTCCCAGACAGAAACAAATGATGCTTCAGAGATTGAAGAGGAACCAAACAGTGAATCCACAGACCGTGCCTCCAACAGTGCTAGCAGTCACATA GAGCCAATCACCGTGCCCTACTTGAGTCCTCTGGTGCTGTGGAAGGAGCTGGAGAGCCTCTTGGAGAACGAGGGCGAGCAGGCTATCTCCTCACCAGCCATCGTGGACCACCACCCCATTGTCTTCTGGAATCTGGTGTGGTTTTTCCGCAGGCTGGAGCTGCCCAGCAGCCTGCCCGCCCTCATCCTTAGCTCCAAGCACTGCAACCAGAACATTCAG ATTGATCCACAGCCTCTCCAGAGCAGTGCCTCAGAGGACAGTAAGAATGTGTTAGTCCAGATTTTGTGGGACAATCCCAAACTGCACCAGGACCCTATCCCACCCTGCTACATGCTGTGGAACGCACACT GTTCAAACTCTAATGTTTGTGTCTCCTCCTTGCTGGAGGAGAAACAGCCTGTGAGCCTGGAGCTTCTTCAGAGTGTTGTTAGGAGCATTCAGAAGAACGATGTGTACCAGCCAATGAGCCAGATACTTCAGCTGCTTGGGTCCAGGCTGGGATTCATCAGGCAACG GAGCCTGTATAGAGATATCCTATTCTTGACATTGGTGGCATTGGGCAAGAACAGTATCAACATTG ATGCTTTTGACCGTGAGTACAAGTTGGCGTATGATCGACTGACCCCCAGCCAGGTCAAGCTGACCCACAACTGTGACCGCCCACCCGGTGCTGGGGTCATGGAGTGTAGGAGGACTTTTGGGCTGCCGATTCTGTGA